One region of Thermococcus sp. MAR1 genomic DNA includes:
- a CDS encoding L-aspartate oxidase: protein MASVGIIGSGAAGLTAAIALARRGFDVTVIGKGFKNTNSYLAQAGIAFPILDGDSPKAHVLDTIRAGKYLNDEEVVWSVISKASGAYDFLTSIGVEFETSETEGGHSFHRVFTIRNETGKHVMKVLHMAAKEAGVHFVEGFAEELAVREGEACGAFLEGELMKFDATVIATGGFASLFKYTAGSPLNVGLLIGDAILKGAPSRDLEFVQFHPTGYMGKSGVKLISEAVRGAGAKLVTEDGERFVNELSTRDIVARAIYKQMKAGKRVFLDATSIEDFRKSFPQIYAFLMKDGIDPSRDLIPVSPIAHYTIGGIAVDLWYRTALKNLYAVGEAMSNGFHGANRLASNSLLECIVSGLEVARTIARDKPRCREAKEPGYHGYELGDVESLRQLLWEKAGIVRSAKTLEEGLRELEGIGADPRLKLLAKGLLECALAREESRGSHYREDFPATRKAFERPSFFDGRCHL, encoded by the coding sequence ATGGCCAGCGTTGGAATCATCGGAAGCGGTGCCGCGGGGTTGACCGCTGCAATAGCCCTCGCGAGGCGCGGCTTTGACGTCACTGTCATTGGAAAAGGGTTCAAAAACACTAACTCATACCTCGCCCAGGCGGGGATAGCCTTTCCAATCCTCGACGGTGATTCCCCTAAAGCCCACGTTCTAGACACTATCAGGGCAGGCAAGTACCTCAACGATGAAGAGGTTGTGTGGAGCGTAATCTCAAAGGCAAGCGGGGCCTACGACTTTTTGACCTCAATTGGCGTCGAGTTCGAGACCAGCGAGACCGAGGGCGGCCACTCATTTCACCGCGTTTTCACGATAAGGAACGAGACCGGAAAGCACGTGATGAAGGTTCTCCACATGGCTGCTAAAGAGGCAGGAGTGCACTTCGTTGAGGGCTTTGCTGAAGAGCTCGCCGTGAGGGAGGGGGAAGCCTGCGGGGCCTTTCTTGAGGGGGAGCTCATGAAGTTCGACGCGACTGTGATAGCGACGGGAGGCTTTGCTTCACTCTTCAAGTACACCGCCGGCTCGCCTCTCAACGTCGGCCTGCTAATAGGCGACGCCATATTGAAAGGTGCCCCCTCTCGCGATCTGGAGTTCGTTCAGTTCCACCCGACTGGATACATGGGGAAGTCGGGGGTTAAACTAATCAGCGAGGCCGTCAGAGGTGCTGGGGCAAAACTGGTGACGGAAGATGGCGAGCGCTTCGTGAACGAGCTCTCCACGAGGGACATCGTTGCGAGGGCGATATACAAGCAGATGAAGGCCGGAAAGCGAGTCTTTCTAGACGCCACCTCAATAGAGGACTTCAGGAAAAGCTTTCCCCAGATATATGCCTTCCTGATGAAGGACGGCATCGATCCATCAAGGGACTTAATCCCCGTCTCGCCGATAGCTCACTACACCATTGGAGGGATAGCGGTAGATCTCTGGTACAGAACCGCTCTCAAAAACCTCTACGCGGTAGGTGAGGCCATGAGCAACGGCTTCCACGGGGCGAACAGATTGGCGAGCAATTCGCTCCTCGAGTGCATCGTTTCCGGCCTTGAGGTGGCAAGAACCATAGCGAGGGATAAGCCGAGGTGCAGGGAAGCCAAGGAGCCGGGCTATCACGGCTACGAGCTTGGAGACGTTGAGTCTCTAAGGCAACTTCTCTGGGAGAAAGCCGGAATCGTCAGGAGCGCAAAAACTCTGGAGGAAGGCCTCAGGGAGCTTGAGGGAATCGGGGCAGACCCCAGGTTAAAGCTCCTCGCGAAGGGCCTTTTAGAGTGCGCCCTCGCAAGAGAGGAAAGCCGTGGTTCCCATTACCGCGAGGACTTTCCGGCTACGAGGAAAGCCTTCGAGAGGCCGAGCTTCTTCGATGGAAGATGTCATCTCTAA
- a CDS encoding TIGR00529 family membrane protein — protein MELLYLIASFAIVIALIWLKINIGVSIFVGSIVLAFLFGMSPADAVAALYHSATSWETIRLVLIIAFIMGMTSVFSQIGYLKDMETAASNLFPKAKYSLAMLPALIGLMPMPAGALVSAPMIEPVAGKFEMKAEDKTLVNYWFRHVWEHSWPMYQAIVIASALVGISIREMSTKMFPLTVLMALIGYVLLIRPLPDAGSGEGDVKTGLRLLLKSTYPILVIILVSIVLGIDMVYGAFLGFLSALIPNLKKMSLKEVIAHALQPKIVFLLVAVMYFKYVLQATGAVETLPNAMISMNLPVVLVLMVTPFIVGLMTGISFAYVGMTFPLLLPFFTGFDMVALAYLSGYMGMLFSPVHLCFVFSAEYYGAELRRVYLRLLPPALLLFAGGVAYIALVL, from the coding sequence GTGGAACTGCTCTATCTCATCGCCTCCTTCGCGATAGTAATAGCCCTCATCTGGCTTAAAATCAACATCGGCGTCTCAATATTCGTCGGTTCCATAGTGCTGGCCTTCCTCTTTGGAATGAGTCCCGCGGATGCCGTTGCGGCCCTTTACCACTCCGCCACCTCGTGGGAGACGATAAGGCTGGTGCTCATAATAGCCTTCATCATGGGCATGACCTCAGTCTTCTCCCAGATAGGCTACCTGAAGGACATGGAAACTGCCGCAAGCAACCTCTTTCCCAAGGCCAAGTACTCTCTGGCCATGCTTCCCGCCCTCATCGGACTTATGCCGATGCCAGCTGGCGCATTGGTCTCGGCTCCCATGATCGAGCCGGTCGCCGGGAAGTTCGAGATGAAAGCTGAAGACAAAACCCTTGTCAACTACTGGTTCCGGCACGTATGGGAGCACTCGTGGCCGATGTATCAGGCCATAGTCATCGCCTCGGCCCTCGTTGGGATTTCGATACGGGAGATGAGCACCAAGATGTTCCCCCTGACGGTTCTTATGGCGCTCATCGGTTACGTCCTCCTCATCCGCCCGCTTCCAGATGCCGGTTCCGGGGAGGGAGACGTCAAAACCGGCCTCAGACTTCTCCTGAAGAGCACCTATCCAATACTGGTTATCATACTAGTCTCAATCGTTCTGGGCATCGACATGGTCTACGGTGCTTTTCTTGGCTTCCTCTCGGCTCTTATTCCCAACCTGAAGAAGATGAGCCTGAAAGAGGTCATTGCTCATGCCCTACAGCCTAAGATTGTCTTCCTCCTCGTTGCGGTGATGTACTTCAAATACGTGCTCCAGGCCACTGGAGCCGTTGAGACGCTTCCAAATGCCATGATATCAATGAACCTGCCGGTGGTTCTCGTCCTCATGGTGACGCCCTTCATTGTTGGTCTTATGACGGGCATAAGCTTCGCCTACGTGGGTATGACCTTTCCGCTGTTGCTCCCCTTCTTTACTGGCTTTGACATGGTTGCTCTTGCTTACCTGAGCGGCTACATGGGAATGCTCTTCAGTCCCGTGCACCTCTGCTTCGTGTTCTCGGCCGAATACTATGGGGCTGAACTCAGGAGGGTCTACCTGCGGCTCCTTCCTCCGGCGCTGCTTCTCTTCGCCGGGGGCGTTGCCTACATAGCCCTCGTTCTCTGA
- the nadA gene encoding quinolinate synthase NadA, giving the protein MKMEELVREIERLKEERNAIIMAHNYQLPEIQDIADFLGDSLELARKAVKVDADVIVFAGVDFMAETAKILNPEKTVLLPSKRATCAMANMLKVEHILRAKEQYPDAPVVLYVNTTAETKAYADVTVTSANAVKIVERLDSDVVIFGPDKNLANYVAKQTGKKVIPVPEYGHCYVHRKFTIEDVERARKLYPNARLMVHPECEPEVQERADIIVSTGGMIRRAKEWNEWVVFTEREMVYRLQKLYPDIKFHPAKEDAVCIGMKAITLQHVYESLRDMKYEVEVPKEIAEKAKRAIKKMLEMS; this is encoded by the coding sequence ATGAAGATGGAGGAGCTCGTGCGGGAGATTGAACGCCTGAAGGAGGAGCGCAACGCTATAATCATGGCCCACAACTACCAGCTGCCTGAAATCCAGGATATAGCTGACTTTCTCGGCGACAGCCTTGAGCTAGCAAGGAAGGCCGTGAAGGTTGACGCGGACGTCATAGTCTTCGCGGGAGTGGACTTCATGGCGGAAACGGCGAAAATCCTCAACCCCGAAAAGACCGTCCTGCTCCCGAGTAAAAGGGCCACCTGTGCGATGGCCAACATGCTGAAGGTCGAGCACATTCTCAGGGCCAAGGAGCAGTATCCTGATGCTCCGGTGGTTCTTTACGTGAACACCACCGCCGAGACCAAGGCCTACGCCGATGTCACAGTCACCTCGGCCAACGCGGTCAAGATAGTCGAAAGGCTCGATTCTGACGTTGTAATCTTTGGGCCGGATAAGAACCTGGCAAACTACGTCGCTAAACAGACCGGAAAGAAGGTCATCCCCGTGCCGGAGTACGGCCACTGCTACGTTCACAGGAAGTTCACCATCGAAGACGTGGAACGCGCGAGGAAGCTCTATCCAAACGCCAGGCTGATGGTTCACCCCGAGTGCGAACCGGAGGTACAGGAAAGGGCTGACATAATAGTCTCCACCGGCGGGATGATAAGGCGCGCAAAGGAGTGGAACGAGTGGGTCGTCTTCACGGAGAGGGAAATGGTTTACCGCCTTCAGAAGCTCTATCCAGATATCAAGTTCCACCCGGCTAAGGAAGATGCGGTCTGCATAGGAATGAAGGCAATAACGCTCCAGCACGTCTATGAGTCGCTCAGGGACATGAAGTACGAGGTTGAGGTACCCAAAGAGATAGCCGAGAAAGCTAAGAGGGCCATAAAGAAAATGCTTGAGATGAGCTGA
- the nadC gene encoding carboxylating nicotinate-nucleotide diphosphorylase produces MISLSYLLRFLEEDSPFGDVTSEAIIPEGTKAKAVIIAKQDGVIAGVEEAKALFEHFGVGVEVRKRDGELVKRGDTILELEGDARSILLVERTALNIMGRMSGIATEVRRLADRVRAVNQKVRIAGTRKTLLKPIDKRAILIGGGEPHRFSLSDAVLIKDNHLALVPLEEAIRRAKGFSVYKVVEVEVESLEDAIKAARAGADVVMLDNMTSREIARTIEALKREGLRERVKIEVSGGITPENIEEYAELDIDVISLGYLTHSVKNFDVSLEIIGKA; encoded by the coding sequence ATGATTTCTCTTTCCTATCTGCTCAGGTTCCTTGAGGAGGATTCGCCCTTCGGCGACGTCACGAGTGAAGCTATAATTCCTGAAGGAACGAAGGCCAAAGCAGTGATCATCGCCAAGCAGGATGGCGTTATAGCGGGCGTCGAGGAAGCGAAGGCCCTCTTTGAGCACTTCGGGGTTGGAGTTGAGGTCAGGAAGAGGGACGGCGAGCTCGTGAAGAGGGGCGATACGATACTTGAGCTTGAAGGGGACGCACGCTCCATACTCCTCGTCGAGAGGACTGCCCTTAATATAATGGGCAGGATGAGCGGCATCGCCACCGAGGTCAGAAGGCTGGCCGATAGGGTTAGGGCCGTGAACCAGAAGGTTCGCATTGCAGGAACCAGAAAGACTCTCCTCAAGCCAATAGACAAGAGGGCCATACTCATAGGCGGCGGCGAGCCGCACCGCTTCTCGCTGAGCGACGCGGTACTCATAAAGGACAACCATCTCGCTCTGGTTCCTCTGGAAGAGGCCATAAGGCGTGCCAAAGGGTTCAGCGTTTACAAGGTCGTCGAAGTGGAAGTCGAGAGCCTTGAGGACGCCATTAAAGCGGCAAGGGCCGGGGCGGACGTGGTTATGCTCGACAACATGACGTCCAGAGAAATAGCCAGGACGATAGAGGCTTTAAAACGCGAAGGGCTCAGGGAGAGGGTTAAAATCGAGGTCTCCGGCGGAATAACCCCGGAGAACATCGAGGAGTACGCGGAACTCGACATCGACGTCATAAGCCTCGGTTACCTAACGCACTCTGTGAAGAACTTCGACGTGAGCCTTGAGATAATTGGAAAGGCCTGA
- the pdxS gene encoding pyridoxal 5'-phosphate synthase lyase subunit PdxS — MGKLHVIEAKGTDRLKKGFAKMVKGGVIMDVTNAEQARIAEEAGAVSVMALHMVPADIRRAGGVARMAPVEKIREIMDAVTIPVMAKARIGHMAEARILEALGVDMIDESEVLTPSDPYFHIDKREFAVPFVCGARNLGEAVRRIWEGSAMIRTKGEAGTGNIVEAVRHVRLVAEGIRQIQAMTDEQVYAVAEKFAEPYLRLSLNVKEIAGLPARVLENEPIYGHYTYGEIVEGLYRILLEIKKLGRLPVVNFAAGGVATPADAALMMGMGMDGVFVGSGIFKSSNPEKMARAIVEAVNHWDEPDVLAEISREIGEPMRGRDIEELEVRLEERGV, encoded by the coding sequence ATGGGGAAGCTCCACGTTATAGAGGCCAAGGGTACGGACAGGCTCAAGAAAGGTTTTGCCAAGATGGTGAAGGGCGGCGTAATTATGGACGTCACAAACGCGGAGCAGGCCAGAATAGCCGAGGAAGCCGGTGCAGTTTCGGTTATGGCGCTCCACATGGTTCCCGCAGACATAAGAAGGGCCGGCGGCGTTGCCAGAATGGCCCCTGTTGAGAAGATCCGGGAGATAATGGATGCGGTGACGATTCCAGTCATGGCCAAGGCCAGGATCGGCCACATGGCAGAGGCGAGAATTCTGGAGGCTTTGGGCGTTGACATGATAGATGAGAGCGAGGTTCTGACGCCTTCGGATCCCTATTTCCACATAGACAAGAGAGAATTTGCCGTTCCCTTCGTCTGCGGTGCGAGAAACCTCGGCGAGGCTGTCAGGAGGATATGGGAGGGCTCGGCAATGATTAGGACCAAGGGCGAGGCCGGAACCGGCAACATCGTCGAGGCAGTGAGACACGTCCGCCTAGTGGCAGAGGGCATAAGGCAAATTCAGGCCATGACGGACGAGCAGGTTTATGCCGTGGCTGAAAAGTTCGCCGAGCCCTACCTCAGGCTGTCCCTCAACGTCAAGGAAATAGCGGGACTTCCGGCGAGGGTCCTTGAGAACGAGCCGATTTACGGCCACTACACCTACGGCGAGATAGTTGAGGGGCTCTACAGGATTCTCCTGGAGATAAAGAAGCTCGGCCGCCTTCCGGTCGTCAACTTCGCCGCCGGAGGAGTTGCCACACCTGCTGATGCCGCCCTGATGATGGGGATGGGTATGGACGGTGTCTTCGTTGGGTCGGGAATCTTCAAGAGTTCCAACCCGGAGAAGATGGCGAGGGCCATAGTTGAGGCCGTCAACCACTGGGATGAACCCGATGTCCTGGCCGAGATAAGCAGGGAAATCGGCGAGCCAATGCGCGGCAGGGACATTGAAGAGCTGGAGGTTCGCCTTGAGGAGAGGGGCGTTTGA
- the pdxT gene encoding pyridoxal 5'-phosphate synthase glutaminase subunit PdxT, which produces MVKVGVIGLQGDVSEHIEASKRALENLGVSGEVIWLRKPGQLGEVSAVIIPGGESTTISRLMVKNGLLEPVRKLGEEGLPIMGTCAGLIMLSKEVTGATPEQRFLKLLDVRVNRNAYGRQVDSFEAPIKLAFSDEPFPGVFIRAPRIVELLNDKVRPIAWLGDRVIGLEAGNIIGLEFHPELTSDTRVHEYFLEKAL; this is translated from the coding sequence ATGGTTAAGGTAGGCGTTATAGGCCTTCAGGGCGACGTCAGCGAACACATCGAGGCAAGCAAGAGGGCTTTGGAGAACCTCGGGGTTTCCGGCGAGGTCATCTGGCTCAGGAAGCCGGGGCAGCTGGGAGAGGTCTCCGCGGTCATAATCCCCGGCGGCGAGAGCACGACGATATCGAGGCTCATGGTGAAGAACGGCCTTCTTGAGCCCGTGAGGAAGCTCGGGGAGGAAGGTCTGCCGATAATGGGGACGTGTGCAGGTTTGATAATGCTCTCGAAGGAGGTAACCGGTGCAACGCCAGAGCAGAGGTTCCTCAAGTTGCTCGACGTTCGCGTTAATAGAAACGCCTACGGCAGGCAGGTGGACAGCTTCGAGGCTCCAATAAAGCTCGCCTTCAGCGACGAGCCGTTCCCAGGGGTTTTCATTCGCGCGCCCCGCATAGTCGAACTCCTGAACGATAAAGTCCGGCCGATAGCTTGGCTCGGCGATAGGGTTATTGGCCTCGAAGCTGGCAATATCATCGGCCTTGAGTTCCATCCGGAGCTGACCTCCGATACCAGAGTCCATGAATACTTCCTGGAGAAGGCCCTCTGA
- the fdhF gene encoding formate dehydrogenase subunit alpha: MFIGGSVSEPKTVVCPYCGFGCRLLVDPTTMRVKPYQGEPNRGKLCPKGLHATEFVLSGDRLKRPLKREGSKIRPISWGQAIEEIAGKLLEIRELYGPDAVAFIASSKVSNEENYLLQKIARLFGTNNIDNCARLCHEASVHALKMTLGAGAQTNPYEDLEGFNAILIWGYNPAETHPVVMDYILKARRKGAKIIVVDVRETRTMAFADYKLIIRPGADIALANAVMNVIILDELYDEEFIKTRTAGFSEVRMAVRKYTPEYAEKVTGIPAETIREVARAFALAGSGAIMWGMGLTQHVSGVENVLAIIDLALLLGYIGEKGGLYPMRGQNNVQGAAYMGALSEFLPGYVPLSDERFRKRVAKIWGVEDLPTERGLYLTELWEAIEKGDVKALYIVGENPAVGEADFIRVRNALRKLDLLVVQDIFMTRTARYAHYVLPASAFCEKEGSYMNSERRIQWSHKVCEPRGDSKPDWEILTMLGRALGLPGFDYSSVEEITAEYFRLFPSLEERSVEELKNSEGIFLPKKRLHTWEFSTPDGKARFIAVEQVQPWERPDYEYPFVLTTIRLISHYNTGEMTLRSPSLVRLMGEPRVLINRSDAERLGIHDGDWVEIETRRGKIRMRAKLGDIQRGVVAVPFHFKANKITSPALNKAGTPELKFSACRVRKLERG; this comes from the coding sequence ATGTTTATTGGTGGTAGCGTGAGCGAGCCCAAGACGGTCGTGTGTCCCTACTGCGGCTTTGGCTGCAGGCTTCTCGTTGATCCCACGACGATGAGAGTCAAACCGTACCAAGGTGAACCCAACAGGGGCAAGCTCTGCCCCAAGGGTCTCCACGCGACGGAGTTCGTTCTTTCCGGGGACAGGCTCAAGCGTCCCCTTAAGCGCGAGGGCTCTAAGATAAGACCGATAAGCTGGGGGCAGGCCATCGAGGAGATAGCGGGTAAGCTCCTCGAAATCCGCGAGCTGTACGGTCCAGACGCTGTGGCGTTCATAGCCTCATCCAAGGTCAGCAACGAGGAGAACTACCTGCTTCAGAAGATTGCGAGGCTCTTTGGCACGAACAACATAGACAACTGTGCCCGTCTCTGCCACGAGGCGAGCGTTCACGCTCTCAAGATGACCCTTGGAGCTGGGGCGCAGACCAACCCGTATGAAGACCTGGAGGGGTTTAATGCCATACTCATCTGGGGCTACAACCCTGCTGAAACCCATCCAGTTGTCATGGACTACATCCTGAAGGCCAGGAGGAAAGGTGCTAAAATAATCGTCGTCGACGTCAGGGAAACCAGAACGATGGCCTTCGCGGACTATAAGCTGATCATCCGTCCTGGAGCAGATATAGCCCTCGCAAACGCGGTTATGAACGTCATAATCCTGGACGAGCTCTACGACGAGGAGTTCATAAAGACCAGAACCGCCGGCTTCTCCGAGGTAAGGATGGCTGTGAGAAAGTACACTCCGGAGTACGCGGAGAAGGTAACCGGAATTCCAGCCGAAACGATCAGAGAAGTTGCGAGGGCATTTGCATTGGCGGGAAGCGGTGCGATAATGTGGGGAATGGGTTTGACACAGCACGTTTCTGGCGTTGAGAACGTTTTAGCGATTATAGACCTCGCCCTGCTCCTCGGTTATATCGGCGAGAAGGGTGGTCTCTATCCGATGCGCGGCCAGAACAACGTTCAGGGGGCGGCATACATGGGAGCGCTGAGCGAGTTCCTTCCCGGCTATGTCCCCCTGAGTGATGAGAGGTTCAGGAAGCGAGTGGCAAAGATATGGGGCGTGGAAGACCTTCCAACGGAGCGCGGGCTCTACCTCACGGAGCTCTGGGAGGCCATTGAGAAGGGCGATGTAAAGGCCCTTTACATAGTCGGGGAAAACCCTGCCGTGGGCGAGGCGGACTTCATCCGGGTGAGAAATGCCCTCAGAAAGCTCGATCTCCTCGTCGTTCAGGACATCTTTATGACGCGCACAGCGAGATACGCCCACTACGTTCTTCCTGCGAGTGCCTTCTGTGAGAAGGAAGGCTCGTATATGAACAGCGAGAGGAGAATTCAGTGGAGTCACAAGGTCTGCGAGCCGAGGGGTGATTCGAAGCCCGACTGGGAAATACTGACTATGCTCGGCAGGGCCCTCGGTCTGCCCGGTTTTGACTATTCAAGCGTTGAAGAGATCACCGCCGAGTACTTCCGCCTCTTCCCCTCGCTGGAGGAAAGGAGCGTTGAGGAACTGAAGAACTCGGAGGGGATATTCCTTCCGAAGAAGAGGCTCCACACTTGGGAGTTCTCAACTCCAGACGGAAAGGCCCGCTTTATTGCCGTGGAACAGGTTCAACCGTGGGAGAGGCCGGACTACGAGTACCCCTTCGTACTTACGACAATCAGGCTGATAAGCCACTACAACACAGGTGAAATGACCCTTAGGAGCCCATCTCTCGTCAGGCTGATGGGAGAGCCCAGGGTGCTGATAAACAGAAGCGACGCGGAGAGGCTTGGAATCCACGACGGCGACTGGGTTGAGATCGAGACTAGGCGCGGAAAGATTAGGATGAGGGCCAAGCTTGGGGATATCCAGAGGGGTGTAGTTGCGGTTCCCTTCCACTTCAAGGCGAACAAAATAACGAGTCCAGCTCTCAACAAAGCGGGAACGCCGGAGCTCAAGTTCTCCGCGTGCAGGGTGAGGAAGCTCGAAAGAGGCTAA
- a CDS encoding antitoxin family protein → MSKVIVAVYRGDIIIPLEKLNIPSGAKLRIRIEAIEKGDSLKDLGYLKLLQKGEDAEELFEI, encoded by the coding sequence ATGTCCAAAGTGATAGTTGCCGTATACAGGGGAGACATCATAATTCCCCTCGAAAAGCTTAACATACCTTCCGGAGCAAAGCTCAGGATAAGGATTGAAGCCATTGAAAAGGGGGATTCTCTCAAGGATCTGGGTTATCTAAAGCTCCTCCAGAAGGGAGAGGATGCAGAGGAACTCTTTGAGATTTGA
- the purF gene encoding amidophosphoribosyltransferase: protein MREKCGVFATVTENAPKKAYYALIALQHRGQESAGISVWKHKIRTIAGRGLVSEVFRNGKMAKLKSKMVIAHVRYSTSGSLTETQPLEASCCGKSIAIAHNGTLTNFLPLRRHYERLGVKFRHSVDSELLGISFLWHLHEAGDEFEAMKAVFDEVKGAYSVAFLFDGKILVARDPVGFRPLSYGSGDGHYFASEDSALRLFTEDIRDVQPGEVFLLSEESAESKVLAKESHHHCVFEYIYFARPDSTIDGVNVYTARVRMGEELARESPANGDVVIAVPDSGRASALGFSRVSGIPYSEGLIKNRYIGRTFITPGQFYRELKVKLKLSPVREVIKGKSVVLVDDSIVRGTTMRRIVTLLRNAGAKEVHVRIASPPIRYPCYMGVDIPTRHELIAAFGSIEKVRESIGADSLAYLSVDGLKRAVGRSDLCMACLTGEYPEWAFRF from the coding sequence ATGAGGGAGAAGTGCGGTGTCTTTGCAACGGTTACCGAGAATGCTCCGAAAAAAGCCTACTACGCACTCATAGCCCTGCAGCACAGGGGACAGGAGAGCGCGGGGATAAGCGTCTGGAAGCATAAGATAAGAACGATAGCTGGTAGGGGGCTCGTTTCGGAGGTCTTCAGGAACGGCAAGATGGCGAAGCTGAAATCCAAGATGGTAATAGCCCACGTCCGCTACTCCACATCGGGCTCCCTCACGGAGACCCAGCCGCTGGAGGCAAGCTGCTGCGGAAAGAGCATCGCGATAGCCCACAACGGAACCCTCACGAATTTCCTCCCCCTCAGGCGGCACTACGAACGGCTGGGAGTTAAGTTCAGGCACTCGGTGGATTCTGAGCTTCTGGGGATTTCATTCCTCTGGCACCTCCACGAGGCCGGCGACGAGTTCGAGGCCATGAAGGCCGTCTTTGATGAAGTTAAGGGAGCCTACTCGGTTGCCTTCCTGTTCGACGGGAAAATTTTAGTTGCGAGGGATCCGGTCGGCTTCAGGCCATTAAGCTACGGAAGTGGAGACGGCCACTACTTCGCCTCCGAGGATTCCGCGTTGAGACTATTCACCGAGGATATAAGGGACGTTCAGCCCGGCGAGGTCTTCCTCCTCTCAGAGGAGAGCGCTGAAAGCAAAGTTTTAGCCAAAGAGAGCCACCATCACTGCGTTTTCGAGTACATATACTTCGCCCGACCGGACAGCACGATAGACGGTGTAAACGTCTATACCGCGAGGGTCAGGATGGGGGAGGAACTGGCAAGGGAAAGCCCCGCCAACGGAGACGTCGTCATAGCAGTTCCTGACTCCGGAAGGGCTTCCGCTTTGGGCTTCTCCAGGGTCAGCGGGATTCCCTACTCAGAAGGTTTGATAAAAAACCGCTACATCGGGAGGACGTTCATAACCCCCGGCCAGTTCTACCGCGAGCTGAAGGTTAAGCTCAAGCTCTCGCCGGTGAGGGAGGTAATAAAAGGTAAAAGCGTCGTTCTTGTCGATGATTCAATCGTTAGAGGAACGACGATGAGAAGAATAGTCACCCTTCTGAGAAACGCTGGGGCTAAAGAGGTGCACGTGAGAATAGCCTCCCCTCCGATAAGGTACCCGTGCTACATGGGGGTGGACATTCCTACCAGGCACGAGCTCATAGCAGCATTTGGAAGCATTGAGAAGGTGAGGGAATCCATAGGGGCCGACAGCCTGGCTTACCTCAGCGTAGATGGGCTGAAAAGGGCCGTCGGGAGAAGCGACCTCTGTATGGCGTGCCTCACGGGGGAGTATCCGGAGTGGGCTTTCAGGTTTTAA
- the purC gene encoding phosphoribosylaminoimidazolesuccinocarboxamide synthase — protein sequence MQVYEGKAKKVIPLDEGKAIMEFKDDATAFDGKKKGQFKGKGWLNAQISAVLFKVLEERGVKTHFIGVAGDNRLIVERLKMYPLEVVVRNVVAGSLKKRLPLEEGTELKEPIVELYYKDDSLGDPMINHYHAKVLGISEDEIREMERIALKVNEILREYFAERGVILVDFKLEFGKNERGEIILGDEISPDTCRFWDAETKRSLDKDVFRFDKGDLVRAYEELYERLTGSSLS from the coding sequence ATGCAGGTTTACGAAGGTAAGGCCAAGAAGGTTATCCCTCTCGACGAGGGGAAGGCCATTATGGAGTTCAAGGACGATGCCACGGCCTTCGATGGTAAAAAGAAGGGCCAATTTAAGGGCAAGGGGTGGCTCAATGCCCAGATCAGCGCGGTTCTCTTCAAAGTCCTTGAGGAGAGGGGCGTTAAGACGCACTTCATAGGTGTTGCCGGCGACAACAGGCTCATCGTTGAGAGGCTCAAGATGTATCCCCTTGAGGTAGTGGTTAGAAACGTTGTAGCGGGGAGCCTGAAGAAGCGCCTTCCCCTTGAGGAGGGAACCGAATTAAAAGAGCCGATAGTCGAGCTCTACTACAAGGACGACAGCCTCGGCGATCCTATGATAAACCACTACCACGCAAAGGTTCTCGGGATAAGCGAGGATGAGATAAGGGAGATGGAGCGCATAGCCCTCAAGGTGAACGAGATCCTCAGAGAGTACTTCGCCGAGCGCGGGGTAATCTTGGTGGACTTCAAGCTGGAGTTCGGAAAGAACGAGAGGGGTGAGATTATACTCGGCGACGAGATAAGCCCCGACACCTGCCGCTTCTGGGACGCTGAGACAAAGAGAAGCCTCGACAAGGACGTCTTCAGGTTTGATAAAGGCGATCTCGTTAGAGCTTACGAGGAGCTCTACGAGCGCCTCACAGGCAGTTCGCTCTCATAG